Part of the Cyprinus carpio isolate SPL01 chromosome A1, ASM1834038v1, whole genome shotgun sequence genome is shown below.
ATTCCTGTCACATCATGTGCTCTCTGTTTGCTGTGTAGTTCCTTATCAGAaatcataaacatatttaatactcATCTGTTCTGCAATTTTCAGTTCTATACTTCGTATACAAAACTGTATAGCCTACTTTCAATTCTGTAATTTCTCTCTTCTATGCCTGTCTTTGTCTATACATATAATTCTATAACCTACTGTTCTGTATCACTTAAATATCGACTAttattgtctttgttttcttataattttataatatattgttctgtattatttatatattgatttctatttattcttttagcattttatatgtttgtatttattcattttttttttatgtattcatttttatatattatttaaatatgcaatttatttattatatttatcactCTTCTATACCTCTCTTTGTCTAGACATAACATTCTATACCATCCTTCTGTACTCATCGTCTATATACTTTTCTTTTCTATACTCACTTCACTTCTATACCTTACTGTTTTTTGATCTTCTGTATTTTGTATACTCTTCAATACCCTACATGGCTATACTCCTGTATATTGTAATTTTCAAATCTATttctattttgtgttttcagcatCCACAAAGAGACAACAGGACGTGCCTGATGTGCCACAGAAGAAGCGGATCTTGCCGGACTGGATGTTGACTTCAACCAAAGGTACTGTCCCCATGGCAACAGATCCAGTGTTCCGTCTCTTCAcacttattcaaaaaaaaaaagaacacatctGCCAAGTGTCCGGTCGTCACGGTGACTGTACTCAGCCTGTTGTTGAGGAGCAAAGTGGAGAATGCAGAGAGAGTTAGTCCACATCCACTTGTCAAATCAGTTACAGACTGGGTTCAGATTGGGCCCAGATGTCCCCCTCATCCTCAGGGTTACTCCCATCCAGCCTGCAGCTCTCCAGAAATGCAGATGTATCTCTAATGCGTACACGAAAAAGAGTAGGTGTGCTACTGACTACTTAAACAGCTCATTAGCACCAAACCTGTCATATTCAACACTTCATCTGGATCTCGTGGCGCTTTACCCTGCATTCGGGGTCGTGCTTGAGAAAGCTTTCTTATTCAGCTCATGTAGGAGCAGATTTGTGTGTTTAGCAAGCATATGTCTTTAACCCTCTGATACATGATGTCCAAAACAAGTGtttaaaagcctttttttaaCCATTCAAGGTGTGATTTTAAATCCTTACCCATAATTTTAAATCGCTGTCGTCTGGtctttggattttgttttttaattaatggcaacataaaattaaaaagactGATGAAAGTGGTGATGCATCAGATCCCACTGACATATTTACTGCTATTTTGTGTTTCAATAGAAAGATGTGTAACTCTCTCAAAAGAAATAATTTTGGTCAAATTTGAGCTTAATTTGAATGTGCatagaataaataatttgtatgtatatatttatttaagatttttaacatttaatatattaaatattaatatttaattaatttaaatttttaagctaattttcctataacaacaaattatatatttttagggaGAGTAAAGCTTGATCtacgttttttttattagtttatataaagtatttgtttatttaaatataattataaaagtataagttttcatatttatagaaagttcaaagaatgtaatattcaaaataatttttttttgtaacattataaatgccttttgtcacttaatgcatccttgctgaataatagtattgATTTCTGTAACCCCTCTTAAAAAATCTGAATCTATTGTAGTTTTTTCCCCCACAGAGTCTGTAAGTATAGCTTTGTTCATCAGTAGGACACTGTTTCAAAACATCACGTGAATTTTTCTGTCTTGTGTTTCTGAGCGCAAGTATGTCTGAGACTGAAACTGCAGTTAAAACGGGTTACGGGTGCTTTAGTGTGCGAGTGAGCGTGTGGGAAGACTTTCAAGCCCTTATCAGCAGAGCCGGAGAGCTCTTTTTTTGCACCTGCAACAGTCATTTTTTATTGGATAGATAGTTGTTGTTTGCACTTCATGCTCAGTGCACAGCACGTACTCTTCATCAGACTCTGTTTCCTCAGCACTCACTTACCGTGATGGACAGATGTTTGGAGACACTGACTCATGAGTCATACATTAGCTGCACTGTTCTCTCTGTCTGCAAAACATCCATGTCACCTCTAATCTCTGACCTTCTCAGTGCTACAGGTCCATCTGGAGCCCCTCTCAGGTGTTTTTCACTCAGTTGTGGTCCTACAGATCATAGAGTTCATACTGCATCAGGAGACCAcgattttaagaattttttttcctgtacttTTCACtctttattaatactttttgtttgtattgaattATGTAGTGACCAAAAACTTGCAAGTATTGACATTACAGGTCATTAAAggttcttttttattgttttttttgggtaTTTTGGAGCTGGTGGGTGATGGGGGGTGATGCAAAACCCAAACAAGGAGCTACATCCAAGAGGGCAACTGGACCCAAACGGGCTCGTGCCACACAGGTGTCAtctgaggaagaggaggtggAGGAAGAGATGCCCGAAAGGAAAGCAAAGGGACTGAAGAGTGACTCTGAAGATGAGTCTGGGCCTCAGGTAAATGAGCTCTTTTACACAATATGGGATTACTGACCCTTGTTTATTactgtgtattttgttttattttataaatatgtataaataatatcattgatatataatttttttattattaactttttaaatttgtgatttatttgatgTATGCactgtttaatataattatacaattttataaaatgacaGCAATATcaagttggctttttcaagccaacttaaaatgtaatgatgatgataatgttaataataattataattataaatggtacgttaatgataataataaaaataataataataataattattattataaacataataatgataataataattaatatattttgttaattgtaattattatgtttaataattaattataattaatatatttaattatcattaataaattGTACTATTTATCTATTGACTTTTATACTTTGCTGTTGCTGTCATTTTGTAAAATTggcagtataaaaatatatattatttattttgttttatttttttatttttttgtgaataagtAAATTTtgtagtatattattttatattatttatttatatatttttttttttatttttgtcactcTGGTGttatattgtcattttttatttttattgaattgtaataataatgtttattttttattttttttttactttaatttttttttttgttattttattttaaacatttgttcatTAGTCTTCCttttaatagtatattttatttgtaaaacctGTTAGATATGATTACCAGAATACAGCTAATACCTGCATTGTGTTGCACTGAAATGTATGTACTGTGTGCATGGATATCCTGACAGGATGATGCAACCGCTCTCAAGAGCAGTAGAGTCGGATCAGTCCCGGATGAAGAGAACAGCAACGGTTTGATGGAGTGTGATGATGGGGAGAGAAGAGGAGGTGGCAGGGGAGCCGAGGTCAGACAAGGAGCTCACGCTGAACACTCAAAGACACAAGAAGAAGATGCCAGTGATTCTCAGGTCAGCCAGGGACGCcagcagaggtcaaaggtcacggaGAGCAAAACAAGCACCAGTAAGGTGAAAAAACAGCGACGGGCACCATGTCCTTACGGCAGCTCCTGCTACAGGTACTGCACCGCAAAACTGAATAACCTTGAGCGAACTGTTGCTTTTTAAACTTTGCTGCTTTGACAAGTCAATGTTTAGACATTACGAATATTACTATTCAAGACAGTATAGTGGCATAAACATAACTGGAAATATTTCTTGAAGATCAACACTGCTAATTAGTTTGCTGGATATTCTCATATTATCTCAAGATAAGATGCTAAAAGAGGATTAAGAATGAAACCATCCCAAGCAAAAGCTTCTCTGAGAAATAGCTTGCGAGTTATTTCAAAGACATACGCACATGTTTTCCCTAACGTTTAATTCTCTGATGGTATTTTAGCTGGAGGGCACTGGCCCAAACGCAGCGGTGAAGCGTGACATGCGGTTGTAAACTGTTTGCATTTGTGCCCGGTTCAGTTTTCCGTTGGGACTCGCATACCctgaatctttttttgttttttcccttccAAACTGTCCTTTAGACACAGCCATAAAGAAGCTACATGCACTTTAAAAAGTGACTCTAACTGACATCAGTTGTGATTTATGAAGCACTTTTTCAAAGTTTCGTTCTGCTgccagtttaatttaaatattgctTTATGATGGGTCACAGAATGATAACGACAAGCTGAAATGAGCAGCGGAAATGCTGCTGAATAGTACTTTAATTTCCACCTAGATTAGCTGTCAGTGTAATTAAGTTGCATGAATGCTTGTGATTGAATTAATTTGCCTTATTGTGTTTCAGCGTGCATTGCGGTTCATTCGGCAATTGTGTTTTTCCTCACGCCAGGAAAAATCCAGTCCACTTTCAGGAGTGCAGTCACCCTGGAGACAGCGACTATGAGGAAGAGGAGGCAGAGGATGCTGACGATGACAGGCCTGAGTGTCCGTATGGTACCCACTGCTACAGGTGATGACAAATGAGTTCAACCACACCACAATacttaatttaaatgcatatttagtgTACGTAATCAAAGTTTAAATTGAGAATCCTATGAAAACTGTACTATGAAAACTGTCACtatcagaactcaaaacttcctgctcagtataatttatatataatcaaaGTTTAAATTGAGAATCCACTTTTACACATCATTATAAGAAACTCTGTAAGCAAAACTTCCTGCtcagtataatttatatataaaaaatgaaggCAAGACACCACAGTTTAATAGAGTAAAAAATGTAACTAACTGATATCACCATACTTTCCCCACTACATTAATCGtagtgcaaattttgtttgtgtaatttgggtattttttaattaaatatttattaattttggatAAAGCCGGGTTCgaaattcttgtttgattttgttgacataaaGGCTTTTTCAGAGGGGATTTATCACttgtgtattttgaatattttctttccactagtctgacaGAAGATATTTTAAGTATCCAAAATAAcccaattaaaacaaaaacaaaacccaactGTCTTGCCTTAAGTGAAAAGTCTATTAGATTAAGTgtatttattgagtttttttttagtttatttttatctcTAGAGTTCTTCAATATTTCAGAAAGAATCTACTTCACAAGAAAGattacaaacacactaaatcaCCACGTGAGTATTTTTACATGTGAATTTTCAATATGTGTGTACTTATCTATAAAAcgtgtaataatactaatactttgTGTCAGTACTTAAGCTTTTGTTTTTGGTGgtaatgttgattttttaattaggagcattattttactgtaatgaaatgtgtttatgcggtttaaggttcaaaaaatgcataattttccacatacttcATCTTCTGGACTACTATCAGAATTATACaggtttttttctgcatttaggTTTTCATCAGAAGTTAATTGTGTGGTGGAAACCACGAAAGCTGAGTGAGGCTCTTGAATTAGACACATAAATCTCTACTTCGAAATGTTTTAGAAGGTTTAACATCTCAAATGACCAGACATCAGGCACTTGATAATGGAGtgctttaaatctaaaaaaaaatacttctttaaaaactGAAAGGTCAGTTGCCAAAAGATCAATGATacatttctgagccttgatcatgtaaggatccttgctgtctacgGAGGGTCATAGAGCACTCGGGAAAAGATCAATGATACccaagatgaacgaaggtcttacaggtttggaatgacatgaggtgaaTTTGTGTCccaagatgaacaaaggtcttagtaattaatgacttaattttaattttttgtttgaatttgtgtttagtttataaaatttatttggtATTGTACAACAAATTAagttaaaacagttatttgaaatagtgTGAAGTCAATCAACTCTATTACGTAATCTACAACAAAATGGAATCAGCATTTcgtaaaggggtcatgaactgccttttattATTTGGTACTGTtccctgaggtccacttataatgttatcaagagttttacttcaaaaacatcataatttataagtaataggctattttctgttctgtttttagcCCATCTCATCAGAACACTCTGTTTGAATAGATGTGGCCGATTGTAGACTCCACtgtaaacacccactgctgtgattggctaacacttGTCTGTTTGACAGTACATCCTTCACTGCTGTGATTtagtttaaaatgcataaatactcagtacatatctaacgatctgtaataacagacaaagcaatagtgatcacgtaataaaaacagttactgtcGGATCTAATATAGtcagcacagcatcgtcttttagtttcagtctttctgaaaatcccaCGTCGAATTGTGCCTGAATCCacagtaaaatgaagtgaagAAAGGACTGAGTTCTTAATGACGTGATTTGCagcctcattaaaaataaagttcatctaCTCTTTTCTAATGTTTGGGTCAGAAGGAAGGCTATGCAAAGACTTTTTTCCCACAACATGGCACCGCACAGCGTCTTGTCTTCGgatctttatcatttggtttctgcatagacctgcatTTGCCTTTCTCGTTATTATTTACCAACTACGTATGTgaatctgtgggcggggctaaacaggcagtgatgtagaatcaatgggcggggctaaacaagcAGCGATGTAGAATCAATGGGCTGGGCTAAACAAGCAGCGACGTAGAAtcatgggtggggctaaacaagCAGCGACGTAGAATcaatgggcggggctaaacaagcAGCGACGTAGAATcaatgggcggggctaaacaagcAGCGACGTAGAATcaatgggcggggctaaacaagcAGCGACGTAGAATcaatgggcggggctaaacaagcAGCGACGTAGAATCAATGGGTGGGGCTAATAAGCAGCGACGTAGAATcaatgggcggggctaaacaagcAGCGACGTAGAATCAATGGGCGGGCTAAACAAGCAGCGACGTAGAATcaatgggcggggctaaacaagcAGCGACGTATGTGTGAATCTgtgggctaaacaggcagcgatgtagaatcagtgggcgtggctaaacaggcagtgatgtagaatcagtgggagGGGCTAAACAGGTAGCGATGTgaatctgtgggcggggctaaacaggcagtgatgtagaatcaatgggcggggctaaacaagcAGCGATGTAGAATcaatgggcggggctaaacaagcAGCGATGTAGAATcaatgggcggggctaaacaagcagcgatgtagaagcaggcattgatcatCTTCTGCAGAGGCGGTGTTTTGCCCCACTATTACATCATtgagtggcacattccacaatcTGTTGTcttggcagactgccttcaatataagcttTTTATATATAGCTTTGAGTTAAAATGACTAGGTTTGTCGCAATGGTCATCGCTTACCAATCGCATCTCAATTTGTATAAAGAGCTTTGAAAGTGATGGAATAACTTTGATGTTCTGAGATGAAGAATAAACAATCTGTTTATTAATCTAACTCATGCATATTTAATGCCCGCAAATCTGTGCGCAACAATGATGCCAGATTCTGAATCATTTACCTTTGGACTGAATGAGTGTAATGTTTGGTGAGTAACCTGAGGCTCCTCTGGGCCCTAGTCACATTTGACACAGTTAAACTCTTCTTAAACTAATTGAAAACATGCTGCATGGAAACTGGGGAGGAACAGACTGCACATGGACATCAGCATCgatcaaaataaacattataagaTTTTTATCTTAGCTTTTGTGACGTTTGATTGTTAGCAATCATCAGTGGTTTCACTGATAAGTGATTTGCATTTAATGCTTCATGAAGTCATAACCATTTTGGTTATTTTCCTCCTGAAAACAGTGTAGTGCGTGCCGAATGCCACATAAACCAGGCCTGAGACCACAGATGCTCACAGCTGTTCAAGAAGCTTTATCATCCTCTGAAGATCTTAAAAATTTAAGCTTGTTACCACGCAACTGAGCAAGATGTTTCTTCTTAAGCCTTATTTATACTGTCTTGGGTGATCACAAGGGGTCAGTGCGAAATACAGAGGTAAACTGGGTCTAGAATCTTTTATTCAAAGCACattttatgctgttttgttttgtccagccaagactgctgctgctgatgatgaggGTGAGGATGATGATCActatgaaaacagttttattaatgaTGAgagcgaggaggaggaggaggtggatgaAGACTCGGACTATGTGCCCGAATCAGACGACAGTGGCAAAGAGGACGTTAAACGTCTGCAGAAAGAAGCAAAAGCATTCATCAGGAGGAAGAAGTGACATTAGTTTAGGGTGTTTTTTATGGTTAGTTTTTGTTGACTCTAATCTCACAACAACTATGAAAAATCTTTAGTTTTGAGGGGGGggtttttttagtttgttgtgtttttagtttaaaattttcaTGACCTTTTACCTTCACTTTTAAgataagtttgtgtgtgtgtacatatgcatatacatacacatactatatatatataaaatcttacttTCTTCACAATctaatgcttgtttgtttttagagccagctatttttaaacttttctatTATCccgtctgtgtgtttgtaaaagcTGCTACTTCTCTTTTTAAGTCTctctttttttgatgattttgctATTTTCTAAGTCTCTTTTATGGTGatttggttagtttttttttaatttttgtttttttgtcttctgttttttgtttggtcCAGGGTTTAGAGTCATAGGAAAAATAAACACTATTATAAACACCGCTGGGtcttgattgttttttaatgctttttaattgctataattacaatacattgggcatttatacattttactttCATCATAATTTGTCTGCCAGTGACATTTAAAGAGCAACAGCAAAGGTAAAAGTATAACATTGCTGCTTTATGAGTTttgcatcctaactgaaatagAACCCTAAATGAGCGTTTTGGAACACTACTTGGGGAGTAACTCTGTGCATCACTCAAATAGCTCTCTGTAGGTAAAGAGCACGGGACGTATTGAATAAAcattggccctgtcccaaatggaacatTTCTTGTGCACTTTCGGTCTTGCGGACTTACAATGGCCACCGCATGTGCGTGTCccttaagtccacgagaccgtagAGTGTCCCAttgtcattttagctttcagaagggtgctcgcgAGCGCCACCTTTGCAGCTGATATGCGCCCTCACACTGATTTTGTCCAAAATGGTTCATGATTTAGTCCAAAATGGTTAGAAGAGGAACAGCTGATGTAAGCAGATTAAGAATGCTAAGTCAggatttattcatcatacaaaGCACCAAGATGTAGCCATTGTGACTTTTGTCCTGTTCAGTATTTTGTACTTTTGTCTGTTGTTTGAAGATCATTCTTGGACTTGGTTGTTGATGGAAAGCATTGTTTCTCTTTTGTAAGATTAAGCATCAATGCCCAAAATTGAGGTTGAATCAGAATTCTTTGTTCATGTATTTGTGCACAGTGTGTCAAATGGACCCTCGTGAGCGATTGATTTGGAACGCTCTGTGTTGGCAGCGATTCTATGTGCCACACAGGAGATTTGACTCATGATTGAGTTACGTGACGTAATGTTAAGTGAGATCGATATAGATGACCAGATTTTGCACATTTGTTGAAAGACTGTTGATGCCTTGCCTATACGGCATTTGAGGTTGATCTCAATCTCGTCCAATAGTGCTGCCAAGGTATGTAACCCTATCTACTTCTTTAATTTTTGCATCCATCAATCTTAATTCTTGGCATGTCAGCTTGAGCATCAGTATGCATGACTTTGGACTTTTCAACACTAATGCGTAATCCGACCTTCGCTGCTTCTTTATGTAAATGTGATGTTATTTCTTGTAAATGGTAACCATTTTCAGCAAGAAGAGCAATATCATTGGCATAATCGAGATGAGGCAGTTCTGTCCATCCCAATCAATGCCTGCATTTGGCCTTGCCATAGCCTTCCTCATAACAAAATCAAGGGCCACCATAAATTGGAATGCATCCTTGTCTGACACCAGTCtcaatgacaaaaaaagtcaGTGTGGCCTGTATCTGTCCTGACACAGCAGCTGGAATTGCTTTGGCACGCCATACAGttgtaaattattccataaaGATTCATGATGGACACTATCTAAGGCTTTCCTGAAATCGATAAAAATGATGGAAAGTGGATGCTAATACTTCACGCTTTGTTTGGTGATGTTACCTAAAGCGAATATTTGCTCCCTACATGATCTTCGTTTACTGAAGCCAGCCTGTTCTTCTCGGACTTTCCATTCTTGTCTTTGATTGGAATGGAGGAATTCCTCCAGGCTCCAGTTAGGTCTTTAGTGATTCAGTACAAAGTGCAGGTATCATTCCGATCCACAGCCATCTGGACTTCTTTGCATTTCTTCTCCCACCAGTCTTTCTTATATCGCCTACAAATCTGTTTCACAGCCAAGGTCAGCATATGCACGTGATGCAGTTTCCTTATCCTCAATCTCTTGGGCTTGATCCTGTTTCTTTTTTGGCCCCCTTTCTTAGGTCAATCAGGGCCCATGATCTATCCTGGATCAGTTCTTCCTTCCTATtggtttttttactgttttttttttgtttcttcggTCGAAAAGAtgttaaggtttttgaggaaaacattccaggatttttcacTATATAGTGGACTTGAACAGTGGCCagtgggttgaaggtccaaattgtaAGATGAgtatttgtggttaaaaagtatataaatttgtatttttcttagaaaatgatgtttcactagataagacccttattcctcggctgggatcgtgtagagccctttgaagctgcattgaaacttcAACCCATTGGCCACAGTTGAattccactatatggagaaaaatcctggaaagttttcctcaaaaaccttaattacTTTTCGGCTGAAGAAAGTTTtcatgaacatgttttatttaattttggggATTGAGATTGTAGAGATGTTTTTGTTCTTGAAGTGGGGGTGATTGaattatcaagtttttttttttgtggaagttaACTTTTTTTCTGGTTTCACATAAAACGTCTTGAGTTCAAAAACAGCGAGAACAGAATGTAACGGGAcagctttaaaaacttttaaaaacattcaagctAAAAAACACCAATTACGAAATAGTCTAGATCAACTAGTTGGCTTGTCTGAAATGAGCTTGTCTGAGTCTCGATGCTCTGTATTGCTTCATCAGCTGCTGCGCTCGTGGAGGTTTGAACATCAGGCTGTTAATCCATCAAAGGAGTATCTAAAGGAGCTCGGTCTGACTTGAATTGAGATTCTTTCTCAGGGCGATGGTCCTGGCAATCAGTGCCAGTTGCCCTCCCAACTGTGTCCATGGCAATAtttcccattctttttatttGGCGGAGGAGAGAAGATACTTTCTGCTATCTGAGATTAATAAACACTGTGTGAGGGAGGATATGTTACAACAGTTACTTTTCAGTTGTACTTGCTCATGAAATGAACCAGACGTTGAGTTTTTCTGGAATCATTTCTTTCATTAGGATATGTTTTGACATTAAGTTTGCTTTCAGAAGGTAGGGGTGGAGTAATCAAGTCTCCTGTGcattttttacacactgttttgtATGACTCATGTGTGAGCATTGTTTATTACTGATATAAATGgtttagcaaaaaatatattatgttccAAAAAGATGAGGAGTTGCAGGTAATGGGGGAAAATGCTGAAATGAACCAGACGTTGAGTTTTTCTGGAATCATTTCTTTCATTCCAACAcatgcaaataattaattttttaatggatggttgaattattttgatattatttgtaGTTCCAAAATACTCTTTAATATTCCTTTTTCTCTCAAGAGAACAAGTTGATATGCACCATTGTTTTGGCTTTATAATCTGTCTCACGTTCATCAagcagtattaattttttttgtgtttataaaatACTCTTATGCTTGCCATTAGTGGCCTGACTACACTGAATCAGAGAATCACACAGATTAAATCAAACCCATCCTGAGTTTCACCCAGCTACTCTACAGGATTTAAAGCTGGTCTCTAAGAGACGTGAAATGACAACATGTTACCAACACAGGCTCATTCCTGA
Proteins encoded:
- the aplf gene encoding aprataxin and PNK-like factor — protein: MPGFELEQVDGGSPIELPFGETVLGRGPFLGVNDKRVSRNHGVLENLNGQLRLKPTHLNPCFIQTNIVAVPQPLEKDQWHCLKEGDIFSLMPGKYIYRVHVKEDGQTLRNSQAFEEEMEVEKCSSGPAAPSVDSATLEANSCTPTSPSATLTEDKGAGYPSHTLSSANEPSTKRQQDVPDVPQKKRILPDWMLTSTKGTVPMATDPVWWVMGGDAKPKQGATSKRATGPKRARATQVSSEEEEVEEEMPERKAKGLKSDSEDESGPQDDATALKSSRVGSVPDEENSNGLMECDDGERRGGGRGAEVRQGAHAEHSKTQEEDASDSQVSQGRQQRSKVTESKTSTSKVKKQRRAPCPYGSSCYRKNPVHFQECSHPGDSDYEEEEAEDADDDRPECPYGTHCYRKNLLHKKDYKHTKSPPKTAAADDEGEDDDHYENSFINDESEEEEEVDEDSDYVPESDDSGKEDVKRLQKEAKAFIRRKK